From a single Rutidosis leptorrhynchoides isolate AG116_Rl617_1_P2 chromosome 5, CSIRO_AGI_Rlap_v1, whole genome shotgun sequence genomic region:
- the LOC139848436 gene encoding uncharacterized protein, translated as MKLIFKVDFEKAFDSINWDYLLEVMKCMGFGTKWCKWISSCLKSATISILINGSPTSEFNLKRGVRQGDPLSPFLFIIAAEGLNILTKKAVERGMYKGVEVGKDKVVISHLQYADDTIFFGEWSRRNARNLMYLLECFERASGLKVNYNKSQLFGIGISNDNVEALASWCSCLAGRLPFMYLGIPVGNKMKKLNDWSPVIEKFNKRFKTETNTLCVAVIRSIYGSNGGLVLGNGLVRKPNASLWNSICVAGNHVDGLGISFSKSFIRLLGDGKSTSFWNDIWVGNASLKDKFKRLYRLEIDKDINISNKTEEFKGDGLGNWAYPPMGRTNSELTELRDTVRNLQLIEDKKDCWSWNLNSKGTYMVKDCSVLVDKVILPRAVNSIESLRNGLVPKKVEVFIWRARLGRIPVRFELDKRGIDLNSVRCPICDGDIETVEHILFSCQMAKDIWAKVLKWRGYNSALFGYEDIFNGTFGYVAHDHKRNQWQAVCWVVCYIIWKNRNAKVFKNKLETVPSLFSEVQVLSYDWISRRCKGHIMDWLQWFSQP; from the exons atgaaattgatttttaaggTAGACTTCGAGAAAGCCTTTGATTCGATTAATTGGGATTATCTTCTTGAAGTGATGAAATGTATGGGGTTCGGTACCAAATGGTGTAAGTGGATTTCCTCGTGTCTTAAATCGGCTACAATCTCCATTCTCATAAACGGGTCTCCGACAAGTGAGTTTAATCTTAAAAGGGGCGTTCGCCAAGGTGATCCCTTATCACCTTTCCTTTTTATTATTGCAGCGGAGGGACTTAATATCCTAACGAAAAAGGCGGTTGAGAGAGGGATGTATAAAGGGGTGGAGGTGGGTAAAGATAAAGTCGTCATTTCTcatttgcaatatgcggatgatacgattTTTTTTGGCGAATGGAGTAGACGTAATGCGCGAAATTTAATGTACTTGTTGGAATGTTTTGAACGGGCTTCGGGGTTGAAGGTTAACTATAATAAAAGTCAATTATTTGGGATAGGCATTAGTAATGATAACGTGGAAGCTCTTGCGTCTTGGTGTTCATGTCTTGCAGGTCGGTTGCCTTTCATGTATTTGGGTATTCCCGTGGGTAATAAGATGAAGAAATTGAATGATTGGTCCCCGGTGATCGAGAAATTTAACAAGAG gtttaaaaccgaaactaacACTTTGTGTGTCGCCGTAATTCGTAGCATTTATGGTTCTAATGGGGGTCTTGTGCTTGGAAACGGGCTTGTCCGAAAACCAAACGCTAGCCTTTGGAATTCTATTTGTGTTGCAGGAAATCATGTGGACGGGTTAGGGATTTCTTTCTCTAAGTCTTTCATACGCTTGCTCGGGGACGGGAAAAGCACCTCTTTTTGGAATGACATTTGGGTGGGGAACGCAAGCCTCAAagacaaattcaaaagattatacaGGCTCGAGATTGACAAAGATATCAACATCAGTAACAAAACCGAAGAATTTAAGGGAGATGGGCTCGGCAATTGGGCCTATCCACCTATGGGACGAACGAATAGTGAACTAACTGAATTGCGAGATACTGTTCGGAACTTGCAGCTGATCGAAGATAAAAAAGACTGTTGGAGCTGGAATCTCAATTCGAAGGGTACATATATGGTTAAGGACTGTTCGGTTCTAGTGGACAAAGTCATCCTACCACGTGCGGTTAATTCAATTGAGTCGTTGCGAAATGGTTTGGTTCCAAAAAAAGTAGAGGTGTTTATTTGGCGGGCGAGATTAGGTCGTATACCGGTAAGGTTCGAGTTAGATAAACGGGGCATCGATTTGAACAGCGTGAGATGTCCGATTTGTGATGGTGACATTGAGACGGTGGAACATATACTTTTTTCTTGTCAAATGGCCAAAGACATATGGGCGAAAGTCCTTAAATGGCGGGGGTATAATTCGGCTTTATTCGGGTATGAGGATATTTTTAATGGTACCTTCGGCTACGTAGCACATGATCACAAAAGGAACCAATGGCAAGCGGTTTGTTGGGTGGTTTGTTACATTATATGGAAGAATCGAAATGCAAAGGTGTTCAAGAATAAGCTCGAGACGGTCCCATCTTTATTTAGCGAGGTTCAAGTTCTTTCATACGATTGGATTTCACGACGTTGCAAGGGTCATATTATGGATTGGCTTCAATGGTTCTCACAACCTTAG
- the LOC139846894 gene encoding probable choline kinase 1 — MAVKINGFIEGTQPDELMKLLLSLASNWGDVYDTNKLKVVHLSGAMTNVVYRITWPKYTNGTENDERTVLVRIYGEGSDIFFDREEEIRTFESISTHGHGPRLLGQFPQGRVEEFIHAKTLSACDLRDPEISALIAAKMREFHKLDMPGTKNAVLWPRMRKWVTKARSLCSPEQAKEFQLEILENEIDKLEKELSKSHQDIVFCHNDLQYGNVMIDDTRTITLIDYEYASYNPVAYDLANHFCEWAADYHTDTPHVLDYNRYPDLEERRRFVQSYLSSAGNQPRDDEVDLLIEDVEKYTLANHLFWGLWGLISGYVTRIDFDYIEYARQRFGQYWLRKPQLLKGKMGISQEDSKIEQANGVAT; from the exons ATGGCTGTGAAGATCAACGGATTCATCGAAGGGACACAACCTGACGAACTAATGAAGCTACTGCTATCACTTGCTTCCAATTGGGGAGATGTTTACGATACAAACAAATTAAAAGTTGTTCATTTAAGTGGTGCTATGACTAATGTGGTTTATCGAATCACATGGCCTAAATATACTAATGGTACTGAAAATGATGAAAGGACGGTTTTGGTTCGGATCTATGGGGAAGGATCGGATATTTTTTTTGACCGGGAAGAAGAAATACGGACCTTTGAATCGATCTCGACCCATGGGCATGGCCCGCGACTTCTTGGACAGTTTCCTCAAGGCCGAGTAGAAGAATTCATTCATGCTAAG ACACTTTCGGCTTGTGATCTTCGAGACCCAGAGATATCTGCACTGATTGCTGCCAAAATGAGGGAATTTCATAAACTTGATATGCCTGGCACTAAAAATGCTGTACTATGGCCAAGAATGAG AAAGTGGGTGACGAAAGCTAGAAGTTTGTGCAGTCCTGAACAAGCGAAAGAATTTCAACTTGAAATTTTAGAAAATGAAATCGATAAACTGGAAAAGGAGTTGTCAAAAAGCCATCAAGATATTGTTTTTTGCCACAATGATTTACAATATGGAAATGTTATGATTGATGATACAAGAACCATCACCCTAATT GATTACGAATATGCAAGCTACAACCCGGTTGCTTATGATCTTGCAAATCACTTTTGTGAATGGGCAGCAGATTATCACACTGATACTCCTCATGTTTTGGACTACAACAGGTACCCAG ATTTGGAGGAGCGAAGAAGATTTGTACAGTCATATCTTAGCTCTGCAG GAAACCAACCGCGTGATGATGAAGTAGATCTGCTTATTGAGGATGTTGAAAAATACACTCTTGCAAATCATCTCTTTTGGGGATTATGGGGATTAATCTCG GGCTATGTGACACGCATTGATTTTGATTACATAGAGTATGCTAGACAGAGGTTTGGCCAGTATTGGTTGAGGAAGCCACAACTCTTGAAGGGTAAAATGGGAATTTCACAAGAGGATTCCAAGATAGAGCAAGCGAATGGTGTTGCTACATGA